A part of Caldicellulosiruptor owensensis OL genomic DNA contains:
- a CDS encoding AraC family transcriptional regulator yields MLEVINNILPVIVKTLERVHDNSWKMDYNVHDNYELIFVKKGNINFWVEEERIELKAGDLLIIKPYTKHKFEVASSSKAEFVVMGFYLKPESRIKIDELKEIYGFLNILENIPNRFYFFHIRKRSSIFFCLELILQETKENKNSILLYIKCLELFIYITREINSLEMIKNYDYSLIAKHIKEYIDKNYMEDIKMGDIAKRLFMSESSLSRIFKNHFGVLPKEYLLSKRIEKAKEYLSMSNLKISNIAMMCGFSSLQRFNDIFKKYTGLSPTQYRKLILQGLE; encoded by the coding sequence ATGTTGGAAGTGATCAATAATATTTTGCCTGTAATTGTAAAAACGCTTGAAAGAGTTCATGATAATAGCTGGAAGATGGATTACAATGTTCATGACAACTATGAACTTATATTTGTAAAGAAAGGAAATATTAATTTTTGGGTTGAAGAGGAAAGAATAGAATTAAAAGCTGGTGATCTTTTGATAATAAAACCATACACCAAACACAAGTTTGAGGTTGCAAGTAGCAGCAAGGCTGAGTTTGTCGTAATGGGTTTTTATCTGAAACCAGAGAGCAGAATTAAAATAGATGAATTGAAAGAGATTTATGGCTTCTTGAATATTTTGGAAAACATACCAAATAGATTTTACTTTTTTCATATACGCAAAAGAAGCAGTATTTTCTTTTGTTTAGAATTAATACTTCAAGAAACAAAAGAAAACAAAAATAGCATTCTTCTTTATATAAAATGTTTGGAGCTCTTCATATATATAACCCGAGAAATCAATAGTTTGGAGATGATAAAAAATTACGACTATTCATTGATTGCAAAACATATAAAAGAATATATTGACAAGAATTACATGGAAGATATAAAAATGGGTGATATAGCAAAAAGGCTTTTCATGTCTGAAAGCAGTCTCTCAAGGATATTCAAGAATCATTTTGGAGTTCTACCCAAAGAATATCTGCTTTCAAAGAGGATTGAAAAAGCCAAAGAATATCTCTCCATGTCAAATCTAAAGATTAGCAATATTGCCATGATGTGTGGTTTTTCATCACTTCAGCGCTTTAACGACATTTTTAAAAAGTACACAGGTCTGAGTCCTACCCAGTATCGTAAGCTGATTTTGCAGGGCCTTGAGTGA
- a CDS encoding DUF6115 domain-containing protein — MDAYIVLFIFFGLILILWSLRAIKKDVERGEKILHESERVQKTLSQLLNEAIDTIEELDSFGDYIIERIENKVKWAKSEILDMRISQVKENTEHTENEKKIGKATDFEVYTEKMAYIESNKDMQKNENKKRSKEELYKKVIELYKQGYTVEQIASSLNIGKGEVKLAIKVVGRESI, encoded by the coding sequence ATGGATGCCTATATAGTTTTATTTATATTTTTTGGACTAATTTTAATATTATGGTCACTGAGGGCAATAAAAAAGGATGTAGAGAGAGGAGAGAAGATTCTACATGAGTCAGAAAGGGTTCAAAAAACTCTTTCACAGCTTTTAAATGAAGCCATTGATACTATTGAAGAACTGGATAGTTTTGGAGATTATATAATTGAAAGAATTGAAAACAAGGTAAAATGGGCAAAAAGTGAAATTTTAGATATGAGGATATCGCAAGTTAAAGAAAATACTGAACATACAGAGAATGAGAAAAAGATTGGGAAAGCAACAGATTTCGAAGTTTATACAGAAAAGATGGCTTATATTGAATCTAACAAAGATATGCAGAAAAATGAGAACAAAAAACGCTCAAAAGAAGAGCTCTACAAAAAAGTGATTGAGCTTTACAAACAGGGATATACAGTAGAACAAATTGCCTCGAGTCTAAATATTGGTAAAGGCGAGGTCAAGCTTGCTATAAAGGTAGTAGGGAGGGAGAGCATCTGA
- a CDS encoding DUF342 domain-containing protein yields MSSEQKVDIKVMVTSDRLKASVVLVQNQNGVDLTFENVMNKLKENKIVFGIDEEAIKRLIENSVFGTPVVVAQGKPPGKPVDGKLIYHFDIKREIRPKELPDGRVDYKDLGIVQNVRKDDILVTMIDPVDGEDGRDVFGGVIRGQKGRKLNLPRGKNTYIDADGHTLKAACDGQVCIIEGKVTVLNTLEISSDIDNSTGNINFVGNVHIKGSVLSGFKVVAEGNIEVDGIVEAAEIEAKGNVVLHKGITGMGKGKVVAGKSVFAKFIENATVVAGEDVQAEAIVHSDVKCGNKLILVGRKASIVGGSCKVGREIEAKVIGSYLSTTTEIEVGVDPLMVERYREIKKEISELRENMKKCDQGIEVLKRIEAAGLLTDEKREMLQKFTRSKIMASERLKALQSEYEEIEKRLEERNEGIIKVQDTLYPGVKITIGNVCKLIKEPVKYCKIYREDADIKIAPYA; encoded by the coding sequence ATGTCAAGTGAACAAAAGGTTGATATAAAGGTAATGGTAACCTCTGATAGATTAAAGGCAAGTGTGGTGCTTGTACAAAATCAGAATGGTGTGGATTTGACTTTTGAAAATGTAATGAACAAACTGAAAGAAAATAAAATAGTTTTTGGGATTGATGAAGAGGCCATCAAAAGACTTATTGAAAATTCTGTTTTTGGAACACCTGTTGTAGTTGCACAGGGGAAACCGCCTGGCAAACCTGTTGACGGCAAGCTCATATATCATTTTGACATCAAGCGCGAGATAAGACCAAAAGAACTTCCTGATGGAAGAGTTGATTACAAGGACCTGGGAATTGTTCAAAACGTGCGAAAAGATGATATTCTTGTTACAATGATAGACCCTGTTGATGGAGAAGATGGTAGGGATGTATTTGGAGGTGTAATAAGAGGGCAGAAAGGAAGAAAGTTGAATCTTCCAAGGGGGAAAAATACATACATAGACGCTGATGGTCATACTTTAAAAGCTGCATGCGATGGACAGGTATGTATAATCGAAGGTAAGGTTACGGTTTTAAATACATTGGAAATTAGTTCTGATATTGACAACTCAACAGGCAATATAAACTTTGTTGGTAATGTCCATATAAAGGGGAGTGTGCTTTCAGGGTTTAAAGTTGTGGCTGAGGGAAATATAGAGGTTGACGGTATTGTCGAGGCAGCTGAAATTGAAGCAAAAGGGAATGTTGTACTGCATAAAGGAATAACAGGTATGGGCAAGGGCAAGGTGGTTGCAGGCAAGAGCGTTTTTGCAAAGTTTATTGAAAACGCTACTGTTGTAGCTGGTGAAGATGTTCAAGCAGAGGCAATTGTTCACAGCGACGTAAAGTGCGGGAATAAGCTTATTCTTGTTGGAAGGAAAGCTTCTATTGTTGGTGGGTCCTGCAAGGTTGGCAGGGAGATTGAAGCAAAGGTCATAGGTTCGTACCTTTCCACGACTACCGAGATAGAAGTTGGGGTTGATCCTCTTATGGTGGAAAGGTACAGGGAAATAAAAAAAGAAATATCAGAGTTGAGGGAAAATATGAAAAAATGTGACCAGGGCATTGAAGTTTTAAAGAGAATTGAGGCAGCAGGTCTTTTGACTGACGAAAAAAGAGAGATGCTTCAAAAGTTTACAAGGTCAAAGATTATGGCATCAGAAAGATTGAAAGCATTGCAAAGTGAATATGAAGAGATTGAAAAAAGACTTGAGGAGAGAAATGAAGGAATTATTAAAGTTCAGGATACCTTATATCCTGGGGTTAAGATAACCATAGGGAATGTGTGCAAGCTTATAAAAGAGCCAGTAAAATACTGCAAAATTTACAGGGAGGATGCTGATATCAAGATAGCACCATATGCTTAA
- a CDS encoding FliA/WhiG family RNA polymerase sigma factor: protein MDEALLWEKFIKTKDQKIKEQLIIKYMPLVKLVAGRMAIYFGGNVEYDDLVSYGSIGLLDAIEKFDSQKGVKFETYAYTRIRGAIIDCVRSQDFLPRSIRQKAKEIEKAYIEIEREGRTPTDYEVAKRLGISISELQKLQEKISSGMIVSLESFLEQSYESKIGGLEDFVSQPEHFIENEELKNVLRQQIDNLMENERMVIMLYYYEELSIKEIAKILGISESRVSQLHTRALLKLRSALQKYLEK from the coding sequence ATGGATGAAGCATTATTGTGGGAAAAGTTTATAAAGACCAAAGACCAAAAAATAAAAGAACAGCTCATAATAAAGTATATGCCGCTTGTAAAGCTTGTAGCTGGCAGAATGGCTATATATTTTGGCGGAAACGTTGAATATGATGACCTGGTAAGTTATGGTTCAATTGGTCTTCTTGATGCGATAGAAAAATTTGATAGCCAAAAGGGAGTCAAATTTGAGACATATGCATATACCAGAATAAGAGGTGCGATAATTGACTGTGTCAGAAGCCAGGATTTTTTGCCACGAAGTATTCGACAAAAAGCAAAGGAGATAGAAAAGGCATACATTGAGATAGAGAGAGAAGGCAGAACTCCAACAGACTATGAGGTGGCCAAAAGGCTGGGAATTTCAATAAGTGAATTGCAAAAGCTTCAAGAGAAGATATCAAGTGGTATGATTGTTTCACTGGAGAGTTTTTTGGAACAAAGCTACGAAAGTAAAATTGGAGGACTTGAGGATTTTGTTTCACAGCCAGAACATTTTATAGAGAATGAGGAACTTAAAAATGTTTTAAGGCAACAGATAGATAATCTTATGGAGAATGAAAGGATGGTGATTATGCTTTATTATTACGAAGAGCTGAGTATAAAAGAGATAGCAAAAATTCTTGGCATATCTGAATCACGTGTGAGTCAGCTTCACACGCGAGCTCTTTTAAAACTCAGGAGTGCTTTACAGAAATATTTAGAAAAATAA
- a CDS encoding chemotaxis protein CheD: MMEIIKVGMADLNVTTYPNALTTLGLGSCVGVCIYDTKTKAIGMIHIMLPYSWGVKNNTNPAKFADTGIPLLIEKMEELGVAKKNMVAKLAGGAQMFEVTRSEFMNIGKRNVEAAKKVLQDLGISIVAEDTGGNYGRTIIFYSEDGRLEIKTIGKGTKTI; encoded by the coding sequence ATGATGGAGATTATAAAAGTAGGTATGGCAGATTTGAATGTAACAACTTATCCAAACGCCCTTACAACCCTTGGACTTGGTTCATGCGTGGGAGTGTGTATATACGATACAAAGACAAAAGCAATAGGTATGATACATATTATGCTTCCTTACAGCTGGGGTGTAAAAAATAATACAAACCCTGCAAAGTTTGCAGATACAGGTATTCCACTACTCATAGAGAAGATGGAAGAACTTGGTGTAGCAAAGAAGAACATGGTTGCCAAGCTTGCAGGTGGTGCACAGATGTTTGAGGTTACAAGGAGTGAATTTATGAACATTGGTAAACGCAATGTAGAGGCTGCCAAAAAGGTTTTACAAGATTTGGGTATATCTATTGTTGCAGAGGACACAGGGGGGAATTATGGTAGAACAATTATATTTTATTCGGAAGACGGCAGACTTGAAATAAAAACAATTGGGAAGGGTACAAAAACAATTTAA
- a CDS encoding chemotaxis protein CheC has protein sequence MSLSNNEINEMYLDVLKELGNIGTGNAVSALAMMIGRKINMKVPVVKMVKLQEVPEILGGAEIPVVGILLNVEGDIEGFIMFVMSQASAHLLVNMLVGTTLNGYSEFTDIEKSALMEIGNILAGAYLTALSSLTGFKMIQSVPQLAEDMAGAILSFPAIQFGGTGDTALYIETEIFEESSKIIADFFLIPTIESYQKMLKALGVA, from the coding sequence ATGAGTTTATCAAATAACGAAATAAACGAAATGTATTTAGATGTGTTAAAAGAGCTTGGGAATATTGGAACTGGGAATGCAGTGTCAGCTCTTGCTATGATGATTGGCAGGAAAATAAATATGAAGGTTCCTGTTGTAAAGATGGTAAAGCTTCAAGAGGTTCCAGAGATACTTGGCGGGGCAGAGATTCCTGTAGTTGGAATCTTACTAAACGTGGAAGGCGACATCGAAGGATTTATCATGTTTGTTATGTCTCAAGCTTCTGCGCATCTTCTTGTAAACATGTTGGTGGGAACAACCTTAAATGGTTACAGTGAGTTTACAGACATAGAAAAGTCTGCACTGATGGAGATAGGGAATATTTTGGCAGGAGCGTATTTGACAGCACTTTCGAGTCTTACAGGTTTTAAAATGATCCAGTCTGTTCCACAGCTTGCTGAGGATATGGCAGGCGCAATTTTGAGTTTTCCTGCCATTCAGTTTGGCGGGACTGGTGACACTGCACTTTATATCGAAACTGAAATTTTTGAAGAAAGCAGTAAAATTATTGCTGATTTTTTCCTTATACCAACAATAGAGTCATATCAAAAAATGTTAAAAGCACTGGGAGTAGCGTAA
- a CDS encoding chemotaxis protein CheW yields the protein MEQYLIFRLADEHYGLNVNNIENIEKLMPITRVPHTKEYVKGVINLRGEIVPVIDLREKIGVEKEDFGEETRILIVNWKSEFKVGLIIDEVLDVVYLSKEDFDQATRDRNEFKFSIAKYNGLLINIINLEDVLFEKTEEV from the coding sequence ATGGAACAATATTTGATTTTCAGGCTTGCGGATGAGCATTATGGACTGAATGTAAATAATATAGAAAATATTGAAAAACTCATGCCAATAACCCGTGTGCCTCATACAAAAGAATATGTAAAAGGAGTTATAAATCTTCGAGGCGAGATTGTACCGGTTATTGACCTTCGTGAAAAGATTGGAGTTGAAAAAGAGGATTTTGGGGAAGAGACGAGAATTTTGATTGTCAACTGGAAGAGCGAGTTCAAAGTGGGATTGATAATTGATGAAGTTTTGGATGTGGTATATCTTTCTAAAGAAGATTTTGACCAAGCGACAAGAGATAGAAACGAGTTTAAGTTTTCAATTGCAAAGTACAATGGTTTGCTGATAAACATCATAAACCTTGAAGATGTGCTTTTTGAAAAAACCGAGGAGGTTTAA